A DNA window from Zingiber officinale cultivar Zhangliang chromosome 3A, Zo_v1.1, whole genome shotgun sequence contains the following coding sequences:
- the LOC122054210 gene encoding A-agglutinin anchorage subunit-like, with translation MVSGSTGGGSSSLLQSQEDCKYHGRLLSKETSLANPSFRVYYSVAAAGSVPFLWESRPGTPKHTSSAAALPPLTPPPSYFSSSPSRTRTRSSNNNKPGSKYSFLFLPKLLALKKAATGDGAVSMSPSSSLSSSSSSSSSCSSRSDHRRRPSDEDEEAEFSSSRSPTSTLCFGVPIFPAKKNTSV, from the coding sequence ATGGTCTCCGGCAGCACCGGCGGCGGATCCTCCTCGCTCCTCCAAAGCCAGGAGGACTGCAAGTACCACGGAAGGCTGCTCTCCAAGGAGACCTCGCTCGCCAACCCCTCCTTCCGGGTCTACTACAGCGTGGCCGCGGCCGGGTCGGTGCCTTTCCTCTGGGAATCTCGTCCGGGCACGCCCAAACACACATCCTCCGCCGCCGCTCTCCCTCCGCTCACTCCTCCACCTTCCTACTTCTCCTCCAGCCCCTCCAGGACGAGGACCAggtcgagcaacaacaacaagcccGGCTCCAAATACAGCTTCTTGTTCCTCCCCAAGCTCCTCGCTCTCAAGAAAGCTGCCACCGGCGACGGCGCAGTCTCCATGTCACCTTCCTCCTCcctatcctcctcctcctcctcctcctcctcttgctCGTCGCGCTCCGACCACCGCAGGCGGCCCTCCGACGAAGACGAGGAGGCGGAGTTCTCCAGCAGCCGGTCCCCCACCTCCACCCTCTGTTTCGGGGTGCCAATTTTCCCGGCGAAGAAGAACACGTCGGTGTAA
- the LOC122054211 gene encoding cationic peroxidase 1-like, whose amino-acid sequence MASFTSFPAFLVTLSLLLCAAALASAQLSSTFYNTSCPNTLSIIQSAVKSAVSKERRMAASLLRIHFHDCFVQGCDGSVLLDDTSSFTGEKTAAPNNNSLRGFDVVDDIKSKLESSCQQVVSCADILAVAARDAVVALGGPSWTVQLGRRDSTTASFSSANSDIPSPAFNLTDLITAFSNKGLSTSDMVALSGAHTIGQARCTNFRTRIHNETNINSSFASSLRSNCPSSGGDDDSLAPLDAATPTAFDSFYYKNLVSNKGLLHSDQQLYGGGSTDSQVSSYTSKNSKFFADFGSAMVKMGNISPLTGSSGEIRTNCRKTN is encoded by the exons ATGGCTTCCTTCACTAGCTTCCCTGCATTTCTTGTGACATTATCATTGCTCCTTTGTGCAGCTGCATTAGCCTCTGCGCAACTCAGTTCGACTTTCTACAACACCTCCTGCCCGAACACACTGTCGATCATCCAGAGCGCAGTCAAGTCTGCAGTGAGCAAGGAACGACGCATGGCTGCCTCGCTGTTGAGGATTCACTTCCATGACTGCTTCGTTCAG GGATGCGATGGCTCGGTGTTGCTGGACGACACCTCGAGTTTCACGGGAGAGAAGACGGCCGCTCCCAACAATAACTCACTGAGAGGGTTCGATGTCGTCGACGACATCAAGTCCAAGCTCGAAAGCTCATGCCAGCAAGTCGTCTCGTGCGCCGACATCCTCGCAGTCGCCGCTCGTGACGCCGTCGTCGCA TTAGGAGGCCCTTCGTGGACAGTCCAATTAGGGAGGAGAGACTCCACCACCGCTAGCTTTAGCTCTGCCAACAGTGACATCCCCAGCCCTGCCTTTAACCTCACCGACCTCATCACTGCTTTCTCCAACAAGGGACTCAGCACCAGTGACATGGTAGCTCTCTCTG GGGCGCATACGATAGGTCAAGCGAGGTGCACCAACTTTCGCACTCGGATTCACAACGAGACCAACATCAATTCATCCTTCGCGTCGTCCCTTCGGTCCAACTGTCCGAGCTCCGGCGGCGACGACGATAGCCTTGCTCCGCTGGACGCCGCGACCCCGACCGCCTTCGACAGCTTCTACTACAAGAACTTGGTGAGCAACAAGGGCCTCTTGCACTCGGACCAGCAGCTTTACGGGGGAGGCTCCACGGACTCGCAAGTGAGCTCCTACACCTCCAAGAACTCCAAGTTCTTCGCCGATTTCGGCAGCGCCATGGTGAAGATGGGAAACATCAGTCCTCTCACCGGAAGCAGTGGGGAGATCAGGACCAACTGCCGGAAGAccaactaa